The following are encoded in a window of bacterium SCSIO 12643 genomic DNA:
- a CDS encoding SRPBCC domain-containing protein — translation MVKEKYTKEYYMRSSPHVLYNYISAPSALAEWFADNVVNKDGNFTFTWDGAEEYAQLVSKTKEVSIRFQWEDDADTDYYWEMAIKIDSLTKDVALLVTDFAEPDEIEESKQLWDRQIDALKHVIGS, via the coding sequence ATGGTAAAAGAAAAATATACTAAAGAATATTACATGCGTTCTTCTCCGCATGTATTATACAATTATATAAGTGCTCCTAGTGCATTAGCAGAGTGGTTTGCGGATAACGTTGTAAACAAAGACGGTAACTTTACATTTACCTGGGATGGTGCTGAAGAATACGCACAACTGGTATCTAAAACTAAAGAAGTTTCTATTCGTTTCCAATGGGAAGATGATGCTGATACTGATTATTACTGGGAGATGGCCATTAAAATTGATTCGTTAACCAAAGACGTTGCTCTATTGGTTACTGACTTTGCTGAGCCTGACGAAATTGAAGAATCCAAACAATTGTGGGATCGTCAAATTGACGCTTTAAAACACGTAATTGGATCTTAA
- a CDS encoding FKBP-type peptidyl-prolyl cis-trans isomerase → MKFRLSFALAALLSLFVFFSSCKKQEDEINYDTIDRAKIQEYIKDHNLDADSTSSGLYYVIKKPGIGQTPSLYSNVKIKYKGYLLSGKIFDEAKSPVVLNLSQVIKGWQEGIPKFKEGGEGILLIPSKLGYGGQANGSIPANSVLIFDIELEEVL, encoded by the coding sequence ATGAAATTTAGACTGTCTTTTGCTTTAGCCGCGTTACTATCTCTATTTGTTTTCTTTTCTTCCTGTAAGAAACAAGAAGATGAAATAAATTATGATACGATCGATAGAGCAAAAATTCAGGAATACATTAAAGATCATAATCTGGATGCTGATTCTACTTCCAGCGGGTTATACTACGTGATTAAAAAGCCTGGAATTGGGCAAACGCCAAGTTTGTATTCAAATGTAAAAATTAAGTACAAGGGGTATTTGTTATCAGGTAAAATATTTGATGAAGCAAAGTCTCCGGTGGTTTTGAATCTTTCGCAGGTCATCAAGGGATGGCAAGAAGGAATTCCTAAGTTTAAGGAAGGGGGAGAGGGCATCTTATTGATTCCTTCTAAACTAGGCTACGGAGGACAAGCCAATGGCTCAATTCCTGCAAATTCAGTTTTGATTTTTGATATAGAATTAGAAGAGGTGCTTTAA
- a CDS encoding DUF2797 domain-containing protein, with protein sequence MEASGNLSKMKAELGSEVEYALYLGDDIIEMNDYIGSEISLTFNGRINCVSCGKITKKAFGQGFCYSCFMNSPMNAECIIRPELCEAHLGKGRDVKWEKKNHLQPHYVYLALTSKVKVGVTRMDQIPTRWIDQGAWKAIAIAKTSQRQEAGLIEVSLKKHMGDKTPWRDMLKDVRDTSINLLELRDKAITLIPEDLQKYALKDEEVTELVFPVDEYPEKIKSLNFDKTPEISGTLAGIRGQYLIFEDGEVLNIRKFSGYYVDFAAIE encoded by the coding sequence ATGGAAGCTTCAGGGAATTTATCCAAAATGAAAGCCGAGCTGGGAAGTGAGGTAGAATATGCTTTATATCTAGGTGATGACATCATAGAAATGAACGATTATATTGGCTCAGAGATTTCACTCACTTTCAATGGACGCATTAACTGTGTTTCCTGTGGTAAAATCACTAAAAAAGCTTTTGGACAGGGTTTCTGTTACAGTTGTTTTATGAATTCTCCTATGAATGCCGAATGTATTATCCGACCGGAATTATGCGAAGCTCATTTGGGTAAGGGTCGAGATGTTAAGTGGGAGAAAAAAAATCATCTACAACCGCATTACGTCTATCTGGCATTAACCAGTAAAGTTAAAGTTGGTGTCACCAGAATGGATCAGATTCCTACCAGATGGATTGATCAGGGTGCATGGAAAGCTATTGCTATTGCAAAAACTTCACAACGTCAGGAAGCAGGATTAATCGAAGTGAGTTTAAAAAAACATATGGGTGATAAAACGCCCTGGCGAGATATGTTAAAAGATGTTCGTGATACCTCAATTAATCTTTTAGAATTACGAGATAAAGCAATTACACTAATACCGGAAGATTTACAGAAATATGCTTTAAAAGATGAAGAGGTTACTGAACTCGTGTTTCCTGTTGATGAGTATCCTGAAAAAATTAAAAGTTTAAACTTTGATAAAACACCTGAGATTAGTGGAACTCTTGCAGGAATCAGAGGTCAATATCTCATATTTGAAGATGGCGAAGTTCTTAATATCCGTAAGTTTTCAGGATATTACGTAGACTTTGCAGCTATCGAATAA
- a CDS encoding SRPBCC family protein → MVMLKKIILAIVAIVALVLIVAAIVPSEYSVKREVVIQRSNQEVFDYIKYLKNQDNFSTWAQKDPNMEKTFTGEDGKVGFTSHWNSEVEDVGEGEQEIMKIEDGKRIDFQLRFIKPFEATDMAYMTTEDMGGQTKVVWGFDGNMPYPSNLMLLFMDFEQMLGPELQTGLNNLKSIMENQ, encoded by the coding sequence ATTGTCATGTTAAAAAAAATAATCTTAGCAATTGTGGCTATCGTAGCGTTAGTTCTAATAGTCGCAGCTATTGTTCCTTCGGAATATAGCGTGAAAAGAGAAGTTGTTATTCAAAGATCGAATCAAGAGGTTTTCGATTACATCAAATATTTAAAGAATCAGGATAATTTTAGTACCTGGGCACAGAAAGATCCTAATATGGAGAAAACTTTTACCGGAGAAGATGGTAAGGTAGGTTTTACTTCACATTGGAACAGTGAAGTAGAAGATGTTGGAGAAGGAGAGCAAGAGATAATGAAAATTGAAGATGGAAAAAGAATTGATTTCCAATTGAGATTTATTAAACCTTTTGAAGCTACTGATATGGCGTATATGACTACAGAAGATATGGGTGGTCAAACTAAAGTGGTTTGGGGATTTGATGGGAACATGCCTTACCCTTCCAATTTGATGCTTTTATTTATGGATTTTGAGCAGATGTTAGGTCCGGAATTACAAACCGGATTAAATAATTTGAAATCTATCATGGAAAATCAGTAA
- a CDS encoding phosphatase PAP2 family protein has protein sequence MIQNIQKHKLFFGVYALLFSLSGLILLLFEKKDIHLFINNIHGGLFDFFFKYFTYVGDGFAFVAVALACLFISKRLSLQIILTGVLVGIISQFFKKVVFGPVPRPSAYFEQLDIPLYFIDGVDMHTAFSFPSGHTTAIFGLTTALLLAQKNTKFDFLLILIAVLVGYSRMYLSQHFLIDVFAGSILGILIALLAYNILYSSKMKLKVNLDQPLINFHTK, from the coding sequence ATGATCCAAAATATTCAAAAACACAAGCTTTTTTTTGGCGTCTATGCGCTTTTATTTTCCCTTTCCGGTTTGATATTGCTGCTTTTCGAGAAAAAAGATATTCATCTTTTTATCAACAATATACATGGTGGTTTATTTGATTTTTTCTTCAAATATTTCACTTATGTAGGAGATGGATTTGCTTTTGTGGCTGTTGCTTTGGCATGCTTATTCATCAGTAAAAGGCTTTCTCTTCAAATTATTTTAACAGGAGTTTTAGTTGGAATAATTTCTCAATTTTTTAAGAAAGTTGTTTTTGGACCAGTCCCAAGACCTTCTGCGTATTTTGAACAATTAGATATTCCTTTGTACTTCATTGATGGAGTTGATATGCATACCGCTTTTAGCTTTCCTTCGGGCCATACCACCGCTATTTTTGGACTGACTACAGCACTTCTTTTAGCTCAAAAAAACACCAAATTTGATTTCTTACTAATCCTAATTGCGGTTCTGGTTGGATATTCCAGGATGTATCTCTCTCAACATTTTTTGATTGATGTCTTTGCAGGTTCCATTTTAGGTATCTTAATCGCTTTGTTGGCTTATAACATATTATATTCCAGCAAAATGAAATTAAAGGTGAATTTGGACCAACCGTTAATTAATTTTCATACTAAATAG